TAAGTTTTTTTGTGGCGCCTGATCGGCGGGTTGAAATCAAGGCCAATACCAGTCATAGCTACCCATAAGGCATGTGGCTACACGAAGTTGGCAATGCCTGTATATTTTGTGAATGAAATCCCTAGGACTTAAAACGATTGCTGGATTGAAGTTCCTCAGGGGTGCACTGGCTTTAGGGGTCGGATTAGCTCTACTTGATGTTTGGCGAAATGGTACTGAGGATGCGACCAATCGTTTTACTGGCATTATCCACTTAGGTAACCAAGATCCAGTGTTTCAGTTAATTAGCAATTGGTTGGGCAGCATTACGCAGGAGCAATTTCTTTTAGGAGCATTTGTGGCGTTAAGCATGTGCGCTCTTCGCTGGGTTGAAGGTGTGGGGATTTGGTTTAATAAAAGCTGGGCTGAAGTATTGGCAATACTGAGTGGATGTATTTATATCCCACTAGAAATGCATGTATTCATACAGACTAACTCACCATTAGCCGTGGCCATTCTGTTAATAAACTGTTTGATTGTTATGTATCTGAGTTGGGTATTGCTTAAGAAATATCGCAAAGTTAGATGAACCTAGATACCAGGTTTACCAAGAAGCCTGACGCCCATCTCAATCGCTAGGCGCCGGTGTTCGTCAGCACCAGCAATGGGGTCACCTTCAAAAAAAGGATTTCGAATTGCCATTTGAAGGGCTCTTACTTGGAAGCGCATATCGTCTTCTGAAGTAACTCTAAATGTATTAGTTTGGTCTCTTTTTTGAGCCTCTAGAAAAGGTGCAATCAACTCATCCATCAGTGTGTTGAACTTTTCTGGTTCTTTGGAATGTTTAAAAAACTGTCGTATAGCCATCTTCAGAATGGCCTTGGGCTTGCTACTGCATTCTTGGATGCCAACTTGGACAATGTTTGTAATTAATTCAGTTAATGATCTATGTGGCTCGTGAGACTGAACTAGCTTGATCAGACTGCCAATTGTTTTTTTTCTACGCCACAAAAATAACTGTAAATAAATATCATCAAAACTAGCAAAATAGCGATAGATAGTGCCAAGGGCATATCCCGATTTAGATGAGAGCGCCCGAACACTGGGCTCCTCTAGGCTGTCATGGTTAGATAGTTTGCCAGCTGCATCCAAAATATCTTCAATCGTTTTTAACGAACGCTGTTGTTGTGACTTTTTGGAATAGGAGCTCGGATCGTATTTCATAAGCCGATTGTAGGGAGGTTTAGTAAAACTTGCTAAATATAACTAGAACAAAAATCTGACCTCCCAATAATTACGCCTTTAGGCCCTGAATATATGGCTTTTGCTAACGCTAAAACTAGAACAAAGGTGAGGCAAAAATCAACGTTTTCTGTGCGAGGATCACGCGATTCACTATTACCGACCATGCTAATGTGGAATTTAATCGTTCAAAAGGTTGCGATGAAACTTTTTCTGCTACAAAAATCCGCGTTGATTTATACCACTTCATTCTTTATTGGCTTGAGCTTATCTAGTAATGTATTTTCTCAAGTTCAATCCTGTTCTGGACTAGATTGCACTGCAACTGGTCAGGGCTCAACAGCTAGTGGCGACTTATCCACCGCAACTGGTGCGGGCTCAGAAGCCAGCGGCACTTCTGCCACCGCAACTGGTCAGGGCTCATTTGCCACTGGCGATTATTCCACTGCAACTGGTCAGAACTCTAATGCAAGTGGTAGTAGTTCTACTGCAACCGGAGTAGATTCAACAGCTAGTGGCTTCCTCTCCACTGCAACTGGTATGAACTCTGTTGCTAGTGGCTCTAATTCCACTGCAACTGGTGCGGGCTCAATAGCCAGTGGCGGTAATTCCACTGCAACTGGTTCATTGTCACGCGCCACTGGTAATAGTTCCACTGCAACCGGAGTAGCCTCAACAGCTAGTGGCTTCCTCTCCACTGCAAATGGTCAGAACTCTAATGCTAGTGGTGACGGTTCAACAGCAAGTGGCTTTGGATCAGCAGCAAGTAGTTATTTTTCGACTGCAACTGGCATGAACTCTGCTGCTAGTGGCTCTAATTCCACCGCAACTGGTGCGGGCTCAGAAGCCAGCGGCACTTCCGCCACCGCAACTGGTGTGGGCTCAACAGCAAGTGATCGTAATTCTACTGCAACTGGTAATAACTCAGTAGCCTATGGCCCCAGTTCCACCGCAACTGGTCAGGCCTCAGTTGCCACTGGCGATAGCTCCACTGCAACTGGTATGAGCTCTGTAGCAACTGGCGGTTCTTCCACTGCAACTGGTCAGGGCTCAAAAGCTAGCAACATAGAATCTACTGCAACTGGTGCGGGCTCAGAAGCTAGTGGCATTAGCTCTACTGCAACTGGTGTGCGTTCATCAGCCAGTGGCGGTAATTCCACTGCGACTGGTTTATTGTCACGCGCCACTGGTAATAGTTCCACTGCAACCGGAGTAGCCTCAACAGCTAGTGGCTACTACTCCACTGCAACTGGTGCGGGCTCAGAAGCTAGTGGAGAAAAATCTACTGCTGCTGGTGTGAACTCAAAAGCCAGCGGGGATTATTCAACTGCAACTGGTCAGGGCTCAGGTGCTACCGGCCTCGGTTCCACTGCAACTGGTGAGGGCTCAGGTGCTACCGGCCTCGGTTCCACTGCAACTGGCGTAATCTCATCAGCCAGTGGTGACAGTTCCACTGCAACCGGAGTAGCCTCAACAGCCAGTGGTGACGGTTCCACTGCAACTGGTGTAGGCTCATCAGCCAGTGGTTATGGCTCAACTGCAACTGGTGCGGGCTCAAAAGCCAACGGCGCTAATACGATTGCTTTAGGTGTTAGTTCTACGGCTGGCACTTTAACAGGTGATAGTGGTGCAATTGCTATTGGTGCTAACTCAAGTGCAACGGGAATCAAATCCGTAGCGATAGGTTATGGGGTAATAGCATCAGCTGATAATGCGATCGTAATCGGTGATACAAATTCCGCAACGACCTTAGGCGGTACCTTGGCAGTCATTGGCGCAAGCGTAACTAATGGGATTACAAATACCGGTAATGTAGTGACAGATACTTTAAGTACTACAGGTGCCGCTACTTTAAACAGTGCAGCGATTGCAAATAATGCTTCAGTTGGCGGCAATCTCTCAGTTGCAGGGAAAATTTTAGGCAATACTAATGTAGTTTCAATTGGTGCTAATGCTATTCAAATGGTATCTGGCGCTAATGGAGCATCTAGTGGTATTTATGACCGTATCACGACTGATGGTCAAGCCCCTGGCGGAGCGGATATTCATCTTGGGGGCACAACGATTAGCAATGCAGGTGTAGTAGGGGTAACCCCTGTTAATGTTCAGGTAGATGGTGTTTTGTATTCCAATCAAGGCATAGTCAATACCGGAAATATTGGAACAGGTACTTTGACCACAACAGGTGAGGCCACCCTCAATAGCGCCACTATTATCAGTAACGCATCAGTTGGCGGTACTCTGGGTGTTACGGGCGCAGCAACCGTAGGTAGTCTGAATGCTGGTTCTGGGACTATTCAAACTACTGGGGTAGTTCAGGCTGGAACACTTACTACCACTGGCAACACTACAGTTGGTTCTGCGGCAAATTCGACTGTTACTGTTGGTAACCAAGCGAGCGGGGTGGGTACCTCAACTGTTAGCTTTAACAATAATAAATTACAGAATGTTGCTGCTGCAACCGCCTTAACTGATGCCGTTAATTTGGGTCAAGTGAATCAGTTGATTGCCAATTCTGGAGGCGCATCACCTGCACTTCAGAATCAAGTTAACGGAATTCAAAATCAGATTAATGGCATTCAGTCTCAAGTAAATCAAAACAATCTAATTGCTCAGCGTGGTATTGCTGGTGCCAGTGCGATTGCTGGCATTCCCGCCATTGAATCGGGTAAGAATTTTAGCGTTGGTGTTGGTGTGGGTAACTATGTGAGTGCAAGCGCCATTTCAGTTGGAGCACAAGCAAGGCTGACCCAGTCTACTGTATTAAAGATTGCAGCTGGAACCACATCATTTGGTGGTGTTGTTACTAGTGCTGGCTTAGGGATCAGTTTTTAAACATGAAACTGTATAAACTTTTAATTACTGCTGTTACTTGCATTACCTCATTTGGTGTTGTTGCTCAAAGTAACAAACCAGTACAAAAGACACAAATGCAATACATTGCTACCTTTGAGGCAGGCCAGCCAGGGGCCGGAATTTATAAACTCTACGACCAGTCTGATGATGTCATTTGCTATGTGCTAATGCCTGAAACAGCATCTAGAAAGCAGGTTGACGGTAAATGGGTCTATGAGGCAAATTCGTTGGGTTCACTAAGCTGTCTAAAGGCGAACTCCCCAGCAAAATCTGCAAACAAAAAATAGTGAGATTAATTCTTCCAATTATCTGCTTTGGGTTGATAGGCGCTCAAATGATCAAATTAACTTAATTTTTAGGGCATTATGAATACCTCATTTAAAAAATTATTTCTTGTTGTACTGGCTTTATTATTGGGAGCAGTGAGCTCTTGGGTAAATGCAGCTAGCTGCACATCTAATACCTCAACGGCGACAGCCTCCACGTGTGATGGACCATTATTAATCAATGCTGATACAAGTAATTTAAATAATGCCGGAACAATTATCAACACGGGATCAGGCGCTAGCAATTTTGGCATTGATTCAAGTGCGAATATTGCTGGAAACCTTTTAAATTCTGGTAGCGTTTTAATT
This genomic stretch from Polynucleobacter corsicus harbors:
- a CDS encoding TetR/AcrR family transcriptional regulator, whose protein sequence is MKYDPSSYSKKSQQQRSLKTIEDILDAAGKLSNHDSLEEPSVRALSSKSGYALGTIYRYFASFDDIYLQLFLWRRKKTIGSLIKLVQSHEPHRSLTELITNIVQVGIQECSSKPKAILKMAIRQFFKHSKEPEKFNTLMDELIAPFLEAQKRDQTNTFRVTSEDDMRFQVRALQMAIRNPFFEGDPIAGADEHRRLAIEMGVRLLGKPGI
- a CDS encoding DUF2127 domain-containing protein, which produces MKSLGLKTIAGLKFLRGALALGVGLALLDVWRNGTEDATNRFTGIIHLGNQDPVFQLISNWLGSITQEQFLLGAFVALSMCALRWVEGVGIWFNKSWAEVLAILSGCIYIPLEMHVFIQTNSPLAVAILLINCLIVMYLSWVLLKKYRKVR
- a CDS encoding beta strand repeat-containing protein — translated: MKLFLLQKSALIYTTSFFIGLSLSSNVFSQVQSCSGLDCTATGQGSTASGDLSTATGAGSEASGTSATATGQGSFATGDYSTATGQNSNASGSSSTATGVDSTASGFLSTATGMNSVASGSNSTATGAGSIASGGNSTATGSLSRATGNSSTATGVASTASGFLSTANGQNSNASGDGSTASGFGSAASSYFSTATGMNSAASGSNSTATGAGSEASGTSATATGVGSTASDRNSTATGNNSVAYGPSSTATGQASVATGDSSTATGMSSVATGGSSTATGQGSKASNIESTATGAGSEASGISSTATGVRSSASGGNSTATGLLSRATGNSSTATGVASTASGYYSTATGAGSEASGEKSTAAGVNSKASGDYSTATGQGSGATGLGSTATGEGSGATGLGSTATGVISSASGDSSTATGVASTASGDGSTATGVGSSASGYGSTATGAGSKANGANTIALGVSSTAGTLTGDSGAIAIGANSSATGIKSVAIGYGVIASADNAIVIGDTNSATTLGGTLAVIGASVTNGITNTGNVVTDTLSTTGAATLNSAAIANNASVGGNLSVAGKILGNTNVVSIGANAIQMVSGANGASSGIYDRITTDGQAPGGADIHLGGTTISNAGVVGVTPVNVQVDGVLYSNQGIVNTGNIGTGTLTTTGEATLNSATIISNASVGGTLGVTGAATVGSLNAGSGTIQTTGVVQAGTLTTTGNTTVGSAANSTVTVGNQASGVGTSTVSFNNNKLQNVAAATALTDAVNLGQVNQLIANSGGASPALQNQVNGIQNQINGIQSQVNQNNLIAQRGIAGASAIAGIPAIESGKNFSVGVGVGNYVSASAISVGAQARLTQSTVLKIAAGTTSFGGVVTSAGLGISF